A segment of the Mercurialis annua linkage group LG4, ddMerAnnu1.2, whole genome shotgun sequence genome:
AGATAATGAAACATGACGAGGCTGATTGTTTTCCAACTCCTCAATTGCCTTACTAGAGTTCAAACGATTTCTTGCCATTACAATTGCAAGCACCGATGTGGCTTTGTTGACAacaaattcattttgaatacGTTCTTGAACTATCTCCAACGAAAGGTGCTTAATGAGCGAACTGACTATATTATGCTCCAAAAAAGTGTCTTGACATTGAGGATAACTGGCAGCAAGTTCAGACACAGCCCAAGCGACAGCAGCCTGAACTTTCATAGGACCTTCTTTGAGTATTATTGCAAATACATTGCAAACGCCTACACGGATCAAGTATTCAACACTTTCCTGATCACGACCCAAGTATCCAATAGCTTTTGCAGCATTTTCCAGACATTTCATTTCACCTTCTTTCAGCAATTTCAGTAGAGGCTCAACTCCACCTTCTTCAACTATCAATTTCCTGCAGCGAACATTATCTTTAACGAGTGTAAGAATTGATTCAGCAGCACCAGATCTATCATCTAAAGACCCAGTATAAAGAATCGCAATCTGTTTCCAAATAAAACAAAGAGTTGTATCATTATTAGCAAACGGAGGCCAATACGTGCACTTACCAACTGAATTAAAGCAAACATCAAGGAGCCAATCGACATCTTGAATAGAATTTTCCAACTGACTTAAAGATTTGTCAAAATCAACTGGTGCGATGATGGATAGATCATATAGATACTTCTTGAAACCTTTAGCACTGCATCTGAGAACAAGAGACAGAGTGTCCTCCAGTATATCTTGAGTAGATTCAATCACTCTGTATATCGGTCGATCATAGAATTTTGAATCTGCCAGGGTCAACATCTTCTGAAACATTGCTGTAAGCTTTTGAGTCTTGAACATGATCTTGCGGCACTCTTCCTTATATGAGGTTGCTTCGTATGCAGATCTAATCACTTGACCTGCTATTTTTATTGGTTTTGATAATAATTGATTCATGTTGGCTATAGATTAGAGATGAGGAACAATGATTACTTACAGCCCAAGAAATTAAACTGCACTTTGTAATTGATGGAGAAGAAGTAAATTATGAAATTGTTCCAAATGTTTTATGTTGGATCTTCTCCTTTTGCAAAATTTATCATCTTGGTCAACAACTATTATTTTCCAAGAAAATCCACTATTTTTTTCTGTTTCTTGTAGCACTGCGAttgcttttaaaaatttaagcatgGCGCGTTTTTATTAATAGAAAAATCTATAGAAAACCACTCCAATTTTAAtggtttaatcaccaaaaaaatctCACCTTTTAGCCCTGTTTTAAATGCactctgacgttgcaattttatcaagtgcaccctaatttgcaccttttattttcaattccaccctcaagtactaaattaatctcttctCTATttagaaaaagttaaaataagtcatccatttttaactttataagggtttttatgaatttttccaagtgaaaaagagtccaatttgattttaaaagtaaaattaaaacacGAAGGTGCAAATTATggtgcagctgacaaaattgcaacgtcagggtgcaactgaaaaagggctaaaaggtgggatttttttgtgattaagccaattttaattatctatactatatataaaagcacggaggaGGGAGGGGAGGACATGCACATTTACATCAATGTCCTTtttacttataaaatttaattattaattaaaaactattaagataATCATTAATTTTTCGCTATTTGGCATATTGCTCTTTCAAGTATAtcttaaaacattaaattgacctcttttctatccaaaaaaaaattgaaaaaaatttccatattaacatatattctaaatagcaTCCAATGTTATAAATAACACAAAAAATTAGCattccataaaaattcaaacaataataattataaatttttaatttaatataatttaaagcgACTAATTTTTTATGAGCTTTTTTGACGTTATAACTATCTCTGACTACAATTTAGCCCTCCTCCGACCTCGGA
Coding sequences within it:
- the LOC126679028 gene encoding uncharacterized protein LOC126679028 is translated as MNQLLSKPIKIAGQVIRSAYEATSYKEECRKIMFKTQKLTAMFQKMLTLADSKFYDRPIYRVIESTQDILEDTLSLVLRCSAKGFKKYLYDLSIIAPVDFDKSLSQLENSIQDVDWLLDVCFNSVGKCTYWPPFANNDTTLCFIWKQIAILYTGSLDDRSGAAESILTLVKDNVRCRKLIVEEGGVEPLLKLLKEGEMKCLENAAKAIGYLGRDQESVEYLIRVGVCNVFAIILKEGPMKVQAAVAWAVSELAASYPQCQDTFLEHNIVSSLIKHLSLEIVQERIQNEFVVNKATSVLAIVMARNRLNSSKAIEELENNQPRHVSLSPVDTETKNYMKAMAAKALCDLVRGNIKICRHITESRALACFVFLLDKGSKDIPYLSALALMEITALAEQDSDLRRSTFRSSSPARKIVVDQLVKTIEAGDNSIISIPCIRAIGNLARTFRVGETRIISPLVRLLDNRVSVVCREAAVALSKFSCTENYLHLDYSKAIIEAGGAKILVRLAFRGERVVQLPALIVLCYIAVHVPTSEELVQAEVPSVLEWASKQSFVIQGQTFDSLLPKAKSMVSRTAIPLYSAR